One genomic window of Providencia hangzhouensis includes the following:
- a CDS encoding RluA family pseudouridine synthase, whose translation MTEIIDTFIAPPCHDEIEIIYQDEHLVLINKPSGLLSLSGKNPQNLDSVHHRLVKIFPDCTLVHRLDFGTSGLMVVARNKAINAALSQQFSQRSVIKIYQALLCGHLANDEGVIDAAIAKDPAQFPRMSLCEVNGKPARSHYQVIERLYHPVENGISLPVTRVQLTPETGRTHQLRIHCQKLGYPILGCDLYGGRLLQGTEQTPRLLLHASELHFVHPASQKNVKMFSASPF comes from the coding sequence ATGACTGAAATCATCGACACCTTTATTGCTCCGCCCTGTCACGATGAGATAGAAATTATCTATCAGGATGAGCATCTGGTTCTTATTAATAAGCCAAGTGGCCTACTCAGCCTTTCTGGAAAAAACCCACAAAACTTAGACTCCGTCCATCACCGATTAGTAAAAATATTCCCAGACTGCACCCTTGTCCACCGTTTAGATTTCGGCACATCTGGATTGATGGTGGTTGCTCGCAATAAAGCCATCAATGCAGCTCTGAGCCAGCAATTTAGCCAACGCTCCGTCATTAAGATATACCAAGCTCTACTTTGTGGCCACTTAGCTAATGATGAGGGTGTCATTGATGCGGCAATAGCAAAAGACCCTGCACAGTTTCCCCGCATGTCGCTTTGCGAGGTGAATGGCAAACCTGCCCGCTCCCACTATCAAGTGATAGAGCGTCTGTATCACCCTGTAGAAAATGGGATATCGTTACCTGTAACCCGTGTCCAATTAACCCCTGAGACAGGGCGCACCCACCAGCTACGTATCCATTGCCAAAAATTAGGTTACCCTATATTAGGCTGTGACCTATATGGTGGGCGATTATTACAAGGGACTGAGCAGACTCCACGTTTACTTTTGCACGCTAGCGAATTGCATTTTGTTCACCCTGCGAGTCAGAAGAACGTTAAAATGTTTAGCGCTAGCCCGTTTTAA
- the norR gene encoding nitric oxide reductase transcriptional regulator NorR, translating to MGFSVEALAKIAIELQSGMEHSDRFQRLITTLRQSLRCDACALLRYESGQFIPLAIDGLMADVLGRRFFLSGHPRLEAIARAGDVVRFPADSQLPDPYDGLIPHHQHLKVHACVGLPLYAGQNLIGALTLDGMEPDQFDAFSNESLRLIAALAAGALNNALLIEQLEKQNILPNKPILFKPSGETEIIGLSLRMQQLKKEIDIVAASELNVLVGGETGTGKELVVKSIHEKSLRADHPLIYLNCAALPESVAESELFGHVKGAFTGAISHRSGKFEMADNGTLFLDEIGELSLALQAKLLRVLQYGDIQRVGDDRSLRVNVRILAATNRDLREEVLEGRFRADLFHRLSVFPLFVPPLKERGEDIILLAGFFCEQYRQRFSLSSVVLSPSLQRYLLNYSWPGNVRELEHAIHRAVVLARASSDTDEIILQPQYFTFDNNKYEFTETSQKALPLTKNLREVTDDFQRKVISQVLEQSHYNWSACARELSVDIANLHRLAKRLGLK from the coding sequence ATGGGTTTTTCTGTCGAGGCACTGGCAAAGATTGCAATCGAATTACAAAGTGGTATGGAGCATTCAGATCGATTTCAGCGTTTGATTACCACGTTAAGGCAATCATTAAGGTGTGATGCATGTGCGTTATTACGTTATGAATCAGGCCAATTTATTCCTTTAGCAATCGATGGGTTAATGGCTGATGTTTTAGGTCGTCGATTCTTTTTGTCAGGGCACCCTCGGCTAGAAGCAATTGCAAGAGCCGGTGATGTAGTGCGTTTTCCTGCTGATAGCCAGCTCCCTGACCCATATGATGGGTTAATTCCTCATCATCAACACCTAAAAGTTCATGCTTGTGTCGGCTTACCCTTGTATGCGGGGCAAAATCTTATTGGTGCATTAACATTAGATGGTATGGAACCTGATCAATTCGATGCATTTAGCAATGAGTCACTGAGGTTAATTGCCGCGTTAGCTGCGGGAGCACTAAATAATGCATTACTTATTGAACAGCTTGAAAAGCAAAATATATTACCGAATAAACCCATACTATTTAAACCTTCTGGAGAAACCGAGATTATTGGTTTATCTCTTCGTATGCAACAATTAAAAAAGGAAATTGATATTGTTGCCGCGTCTGAATTAAATGTTCTGGTCGGCGGAGAAACGGGAACAGGAAAAGAGCTAGTCGTTAAATCTATCCATGAAAAATCCCTTCGAGCAGATCACCCTCTTATTTATTTAAACTGTGCTGCGCTGCCTGAGAGTGTGGCGGAAAGTGAATTATTCGGTCATGTTAAAGGTGCCTTTACTGGGGCAATTAGCCACCGTAGTGGTAAATTCGAAATGGCGGATAATGGTACCTTATTTTTAGATGAAATAGGGGAGCTTTCATTAGCGTTACAGGCTAAATTACTGCGAGTATTGCAATATGGCGATATTCAACGTGTTGGTGATGACCGTAGTTTACGCGTTAATGTTCGTATATTGGCGGCAACTAACCGTGATCTACGCGAAGAAGTGTTAGAAGGTCGGTTTAGGGCCGATTTATTTCATCGTTTAAGTGTATTTCCGCTATTTGTTCCCCCATTAAAGGAACGTGGCGAAGATATTATTTTATTAGCGGGGTTCTTCTGTGAACAATATCGTCAGCGTTTTAGCTTATCCAGTGTGGTACTGAGTCCTTCATTACAACGGTATTTACTCAATTATTCATGGCCAGGTAATGTACGTGAATTGGAACATGCGATTCATCGTGCCGTTGTTCTTGCTCGAGCTTCAAGTGATACTGATGAAATTATCTTACAGCCTCAATATTTTACCTTTGATAATAATAAGTATGAGTTTACAGAAACATCACAGAAAGCCTTACCACTAACTAAAAATTTACGTGAGGTAACGGATGATTTTCAGCGTAAAGTCATTTCACAAGTATTAGAACAAAGCCATTATAATTGGTCTGCATGTGCCAGAGAATTGTCTGTCGATATCGCTAATTTACATCGATTAGCTAAACGACTAGGTCTGAAATAA
- a CDS encoding class-II fumarase/aspartase family protein translates to MRALYDSKSKTIDDRGIKDLLSDEAKYSTWLMFESMLAQAQAELGFIPQSAADEIKEKAVIENIDFEEMSRIYQKIGHGFVPFLKVLVNACSEESGKYIHYGITTQNIQQSSQLYMMKTVHHKFMLLLGEIIENLADLAERTKHMVMPGRTHGRHAIPITYGYKVSVWISDFIDCYQRMKECEKRVFTIMMGGAVGAFNSMPSVGMAVQKRVAELVGMEAMEVPSRNLSTHKLEYMANLALMANICHKIGEEVYSTTLEEIAEVSEGFTKGTVGSSTMPHKINPKLAKGIIANSQKLYSLPSVGMYSAVRPYEGDSSSYMLFDGLIEEALELTTEILLRTEELSRTIVPHEERMLHNVLRNKGLDNTEYVMMKMAEKLGKDKAHSLLYEEAIKTAADGEDFYTNLTKNSVISAAFSNEEIKAMLDPRSYIGLSVEIAEKEAKRGLVVSQEIKQQYK, encoded by the coding sequence ATGAGAGCATTATACGATTCTAAAAGTAAAACTATTGATGACCGTGGAATTAAAGACTTATTGTCTGATGAAGCAAAATATTCTACTTGGTTAATGTTTGAATCCATGCTGGCCCAAGCTCAAGCGGAACTGGGATTTATTCCACAATCCGCGGCAGATGAAATTAAAGAAAAGGCCGTTATCGAAAATATCGATTTTGAAGAAATGAGCCGTATTTACCAAAAAATAGGCCATGGCTTTGTACCTTTCTTGAAAGTTTTAGTGAATGCTTGCTCTGAGGAAAGCGGTAAATATATCCATTATGGAATTACCACGCAAAATATTCAGCAAAGTTCACAGCTCTATATGATGAAAACTGTACATCATAAATTTATGTTGTTACTCGGTGAAATCATCGAAAACTTAGCCGATTTGGCCGAAAGAACCAAACATATGGTGATGCCGGGAAGAACTCATGGGCGTCATGCCATCCCCATCACCTACGGCTATAAAGTTTCGGTGTGGATCAGCGATTTTATTGATTGCTATCAACGTATGAAAGAGTGTGAAAAACGGGTTTTCACTATTATGATGGGTGGTGCAGTTGGTGCATTTAACTCAATGCCTAGTGTTGGTATGGCGGTACAAAAACGTGTTGCTGAGTTGGTAGGGATGGAAGCCATGGAAGTGCCATCCAGAAACTTGAGTACGCATAAGCTTGAATATATGGCAAATTTAGCGTTAATGGCCAATATTTGCCATAAAATCGGTGAAGAAGTTTATAGCACAACGTTAGAAGAAATTGCAGAGGTTTCTGAAGGCTTTACTAAAGGAACAGTGGGCAGTAGTACTATGCCGCATAAAATAAACCCAAAACTTGCTAAGGGAATTATTGCTAACTCACAGAAATTATATTCTTTACCGAGTGTTGGTATGTATTCTGCGGTAAGGCCTTATGAAGGTGATAGTAGTTCTTATATGTTATTTGATGGGTTAATCGAAGAAGCTTTGGAATTGACCACGGAAATTTTACTAAGAACTGAAGAGCTTTCTAGGACGATTGTGCCACATGAAGAGAGAATGCTTCATAATGTCTTGAGAAACAAAGGGCTGGATAATACTGAGTATGTCATGATGAAGATGGCGGAAAAATTAGGCAAAGATAAAGCTCACTCCCTTCTGTATGAAGAAGCAATTAAAACTGCGGCGGATGGGGAAGATTTTTATACTAATTTGACCAAAAATAGTGTGATATCAGCAGCATTCAGTAATGAAGAAATTAAAGCAATGCTTGACCCGAGATCTTATATCGGGTTATCCGTTGAAATTGCAGAAAAAGAAGCAAAACGTGGATTAGTCGTTTCGCAAGAAATTAAGCAACAGTACAAATAG
- a CDS encoding YibL family ribosome-associated protein codes for MKEIEKAQIKLLSDRLDLIRRQMASMQLTSEVEKHAELEKEKATLEIEIARLKAVRNKKLSKEAQKLVDMPFKRPITKKEQADLGKLKKSVRGLTIVHPMTALGREMELDVMTGFSKADF; via the coding sequence ATGAAAGAAATCGAAAAAGCACAAATTAAGCTTCTTAGCGACCGTTTAGATCTTATTCGTCGCCAGATGGCAAGTATGCAACTGACGAGTGAAGTAGAAAAACACGCAGAACTAGAGAAAGAAAAAGCGACACTGGAAATTGAAATCGCTCGTCTGAAGGCGGTGCGTAACAAAAAACTAAGCAAAGAAGCGCAAAAACTAGTAGATATGCCGTTCAAGCGTCCCATCACTAAGAAAGAACAAGCCGACCTTGGCAAGCTGAAAAAATCCGTGCGAGGCTTGACCATTGTCCATCCAATGACGGCATTAGGCCGCGAAATGGAACTGGATGTTATGACCGGTTTTTCTAAGGCTGATTTCTAG
- a CDS encoding PTS transporter subunit EIIC, with translation MARKKFGESIQRFGRTLLLPIGVLAPIGMILGISGALVQTYMIARFPFLGNETVNALLVSIRSIAGVIFDNIPLLFAMGVAYGMSHRDKGIAVFASVVGYLSLIITMNIWLVLTGKLADPAMMGQVGQIKVLGIQTLNISAAGGIITGLIAAWATDKFYNLELPTAFASFSGKKSVSIIMIGLMIGVGALLPFIWEVLVQGLMKLSAVFLSPVGPFFTAGGERLFIPFGLHHVWNVLFRFTEAGGTYVIDGQTFVGVVPALTEVLFNQGPDSEYWSMMPSLTRFMAQQQMLVTLFLFPAIALAIYKTSKKENRAEVKSMLVTMVLTAMLGNVTEPLEFTFVFIAPLLYLIYAIIVGIGAVLLSLAEVGIGYIRGTVFDFTIFGLLYENTNWIFLVIIGSCLAVVTYFIFYWAIIKFDIKTPGREESSNLKNTLIKEKRYGEIAEILIQALGGKQNIRNVDNCITRMRIDVGEVNQIDKDLMLESGCTAFFFPSANHVHVVYGPKVEFVRNAVDEAMKK, from the coding sequence ATGGCCAGAAAAAAGTTTGGTGAATCTATTCAACGCTTTGGGAGAACATTACTCCTTCCAATAGGTGTTTTAGCACCTATTGGTATGATATTGGGTATCAGTGGTGCATTAGTGCAAACTTATATGATTGCACGTTTTCCTTTTCTCGGAAATGAAACGGTTAATGCATTACTTGTCAGCATTCGTTCAATCGCGGGTGTTATTTTTGATAATATTCCCCTATTGTTTGCTATGGGTGTGGCCTATGGTATGAGCCATCGAGATAAGGGGATCGCCGTCTTTGCGTCGGTTGTCGGCTACTTGTCGCTGATCATCACCATGAATATTTGGTTAGTGCTTACTGGTAAACTTGCAGACCCTGCAATGATGGGGCAAGTAGGACAAATTAAAGTTCTTGGTATACAAACTTTAAATATCAGTGCCGCAGGAGGGATTATTACCGGTTTGATTGCCGCTTGGGCGACTGATAAGTTCTATAACCTTGAATTGCCAACCGCATTTGCTTCCTTTTCTGGTAAAAAATCCGTCTCTATTATTATGATCGGTTTAATGATTGGAGTGGGTGCGTTATTACCGTTTATTTGGGAAGTATTAGTCCAAGGTTTGATGAAACTCTCCGCGGTATTTTTAAGTCCTGTAGGGCCATTTTTTACCGCGGGTGGTGAACGTTTATTTATTCCATTTGGTTTACACCATGTATGGAACGTTTTATTTAGATTTACTGAGGCGGGTGGTACTTATGTTATTGACGGACAAACCTTTGTTGGTGTTGTTCCTGCATTAACTGAGGTGCTATTTAACCAAGGCCCAGATAGTGAATATTGGTCGATGATGCCAAGTTTGACTCGCTTTATGGCGCAGCAACAAATGCTAGTCACACTATTCCTATTCCCTGCAATTGCTCTTGCTATTTACAAAACATCGAAGAAAGAAAACCGCGCAGAAGTGAAATCCATGCTGGTTACCATGGTATTAACAGCCATGCTTGGTAACGTCACGGAGCCACTCGAATTTACCTTCGTATTTATTGCGCCATTATTGTACTTAATTTACGCCATTATTGTCGGTATCGGTGCGGTATTACTTTCTTTAGCTGAGGTCGGTATTGGTTATATTCGTGGAACCGTATTTGATTTCACGATTTTTGGTCTACTGTACGAAAACACTAACTGGATTTTCTTGGTTATTATCGGTAGCTGTTTGGCTGTCGTCACTTATTTTATTTTCTACTGGGCCATTATTAAGTTTGATATAAAAACACCAGGTCGCGAAGAATCGAGTAATCTGAAAAATACCTTAATTAAAGAAAAACGTTATGGCGAAATTGCAGAAATTTTAATTCAAGCGTTAGGTGGCAAACAAAATATTCGTAACGTAGATAACTGTATTACCCGTATGCGTATTGATGTTGGAGAAGTGAACCAAATTGATAAAGATTTAATGTTGGAATCAGGATGTACCGCATTCTTCTTTCCATCGGCAAACCACGTCCATGTTGTATATGGACCAAAGGTTGAGTTTGTTCGCAATGCTGTTGATGAAGCAATGAAGAAATAA
- a CDS encoding cold-shock protein has translation MAMNGTITTWFEDKGFGFIKDENGDNRYFHVVKVANPDLIKKNAAVTFEPTTNNKGLSAFAVKVIPESKYIYIAGERIKITSIKSYRVYSVEVPADTRIDKENTVLSIGALMNSIKPKSDKPGQMRSLKKLEISTLHGTSLTFSEDEIDIDEAVKQLKFK, from the coding sequence ATGGCAATGAATGGAACGATCACAACATGGTTCGAAGATAAAGGTTTTGGATTTATCAAAGATGAGAATGGCGATAACCGTTATTTTCATGTGGTTAAGGTTGCCAACCCAGATTTGATTAAAAAAAATGCTGCAGTTACTTTCGAACCGACGACAAATAATAAAGGGTTATCTGCTTTTGCGGTCAAAGTCATACCTGAAAGTAAATATATTTATATCGCAGGAGAACGGATTAAGATTACATCAATTAAATCCTATCGTGTTTATTCAGTAGAAGTACCTGCAGATACGCGTATCGATAAAGAAAATACCGTGTTATCAATTGGCGCATTAATGAATAGTATCAAACCAAAATCAGATAAACCTGGTCAAATGCGTTCATTGAAAAAATTAGAAATTAGTACGTTACATGGGACATCATTAACATTTTCGGAAGATGAAATTGATATCGATGAGGCTGTGAAACAACTTAAGTTTAAGTGA
- the ytfE gene encoding iron-sulfur cluster repair protein YtfE: MQFRDKTLGQLALSIPRASSLFRQYNMDYCCGGKQTLNRSAEKLKLDIDLLESQLAKLATETLEQDWRKAPLSEIIDFIIVRYHDRHREQLPELILQAQKVERVHINKPSVPKGLSKYLEALLEELASHMMKEERVLFPMIKNGMGRNAAGPISVMEQEHDDASDILEAIKDITNNVTPPPEACTTWRVLYNGINELIDDLMNHINLENNLLFPRALAGE; this comes from the coding sequence ATGCAATTTAGAGATAAAACACTCGGACAGCTCGCATTATCCATTCCTAGAGCTTCTTCTTTATTTCGCCAATATAATATGGATTACTGTTGTGGTGGCAAACAGACGCTGAATCGCAGCGCAGAAAAATTAAAGTTAGATATTGACCTATTAGAAAGCCAATTAGCTAAATTAGCCACAGAAACGTTAGAACAGGATTGGCGCAAAGCCCCACTCAGTGAGATTATCGATTTTATCATTGTTCGCTATCATGATAGGCACAGAGAACAATTACCTGAACTAATACTACAGGCACAAAAAGTTGAACGCGTTCATATAAATAAGCCAAGCGTGCCAAAAGGTTTATCAAAATACTTAGAAGCATTACTGGAAGAACTAGCTAGCCATATGATGAAAGAAGAACGCGTTTTATTCCCTATGATAAAAAACGGAATGGGCAGAAACGCAGCAGGTCCAATTAGTGTCATGGAACAAGAACATGATGATGCTAGTGATATCTTAGAAGCAATTAAAGATATTACCAATAATGTCACACCACCGCCAGAAGCCTGTACTACCTGGCGTGTGTTGTATAATGGTATCAATGAACTGATTGATGATTTAATGAATCACATTAACCTAGAAAATAACTTATTATTCCCAAGAGCACTCGCTGGCGAATAA
- a CDS encoding MurR/RpiR family transcriptional regulator, whose product MLDFLKNYDNLTISEKKVLKYLTDNITDIPYLNINELVAKTFVSKTVIINLSQKLGFSGFKELKFQINNYILTKNKTEKITPSSYKKQLEKNINKSFTLINEEQISDCAKILHKSRNIFIVARGTSKAVGYYLEHLLFALGLHCFFINDYNLSDSFTRLVSKDDTVIFISLSGGTKKIIETAKIVQLKGANIISMTAFNTNELTTYTDNTLFCFADNFDTKRDDTKSRIGFFILVDLLINELENLL is encoded by the coding sequence ATGTTAGATTTCTTAAAAAATTACGATAATTTAACCATTAGCGAAAAAAAAGTCTTAAAATACCTGACTGATAATATTACAGATATCCCTTACTTAAATATTAATGAACTAGTTGCTAAAACCTTTGTTTCTAAAACAGTTATTATTAATTTGTCGCAAAAATTAGGGTTTAGTGGATTTAAAGAACTTAAGTTTCAGATTAATAATTATATTTTAACAAAAAATAAAACTGAAAAAATCACACCTTCGTCTTATAAAAAACAACTCGAAAAAAATATTAATAAAAGTTTTACATTAATTAACGAAGAGCAAATTAGCGATTGCGCTAAAATACTACATAAATCGAGAAATATTTTTATTGTTGCCAGAGGGACAAGTAAAGCTGTTGGCTATTATCTTGAACACTTACTATTTGCGTTAGGTTTACACTGTTTTTTTATTAATGACTACAATTTATCTGACTCTTTCACTCGATTAGTTAGCAAAGATGACACCGTCATTTTTATCTCACTATCAGGGGGAACCAAAAAAATTATTGAAACAGCAAAAATTGTGCAATTAAAAGGGGCAAATATCATTAGTATGACCGCTTTTAATACTAATGAACTAACCACTTATACTGATAATACTTTGTTTTGTTTTGCCGATAATTTTGATACTAAAAGAGATGACACAAAATCCAGAATTGGCTTTTTTATTTTAGTTGATTTACTTATCAATGAATTAGAAAATCTACTTTAA
- a CDS encoding DUF2058 domain-containing protein: MAKLTLQEQMLKAGLVTSKKMAKVQRTAKKSRVQAREAREAVEENKKAQLERDKQLSEQHKQMVQSKEFKAQVKQLIEMNKVDISKGDISFNFTDNNVIKQVVVDKITQTQLISGRLAIARLAIDNSDVNEYVIIPASVADKITQRDADSIVLNNALSQEEQDEDDPYADFKIPDDLMW; the protein is encoded by the coding sequence ATGGCGAAACTCACCTTACAAGAGCAAATGCTAAAAGCAGGATTAGTTACTAGTAAGAAAATGGCAAAAGTGCAAAGAACGGCTAAAAAATCACGTGTTCAGGCGCGTGAAGCAAGGGAAGCCGTAGAAGAAAATAAAAAAGCACAGCTTGAGCGTGACAAACAATTGAGTGAGCAGCATAAACAAATGGTGCAATCCAAAGAGTTTAAAGCGCAAGTTAAACAACTTATTGAAATGAATAAAGTTGATATTTCAAAGGGAGATATTAGTTTTAATTTCACAGATAACAACGTTATCAAGCAAGTTGTTGTAGACAAGATAACACAAACGCAACTGATCAGTGGGCGTCTGGCGATTGCACGTTTAGCGATTGATAACAGTGATGTTAACGAGTATGTGATTATTCCAGCAAGTGTAGCGGATAAAATAACGCAAAGAGATGCGGATAGTATCGTACTCAACAATGCTCTCAGCCAAGAAGAACAGGATGAAGATGACCCGTATGCGGACTTTAAGATCCCTGACGACCTGATGTGGTAA
- a CDS encoding alpha/beta hydrolase — MHIMNHERRDLLKLTGASIAVASMASIMTSPVLAQPNTNFSELWDKTFVKSDKVEHRKVTFKNRYGLALVGDLYQPKHTSGLFAAIVLSGPFGAVKEQSSGLYAQTLAERGFITLAFDPSFTGESEGEPRNVASADINTEDFSAAVDFLGLQPNVDRERIGALAICGLSGMALTAASSDSRIKAVATASMYDMSRSISRGYQDSYTIEERHKVIDYLSQQRWKDAKNGHYALGYHEVPFDEDGNIIEGQRVLPETLPENAPPVLAAFFDYYRTPRGFHPRSINSTTAWTATTPISFFNFPMHTNIEMISPRPILLIAGENAHSRYYSEDVYKVASDPKELLIIPNADHVDLYDNLSKIPFDKLTVFFQQNL, encoded by the coding sequence ATGCATATTATGAATCATGAACGTAGAGATTTATTGAAATTAACGGGGGCAAGTATTGCTGTTGCGAGTATGGCATCAATAATGACATCACCAGTATTAGCGCAACCAAATACAAATTTCAGTGAGCTATGGGATAAAACCTTTGTAAAAAGTGATAAGGTTGAACATAGAAAAGTCACATTCAAAAATCGCTATGGTTTAGCCTTAGTCGGAGATTTATATCAACCTAAACATACTAGTGGGTTATTTGCTGCGATTGTATTGAGTGGCCCATTTGGCGCAGTAAAAGAGCAGTCTTCGGGGTTGTATGCGCAAACATTAGCAGAGCGTGGTTTTATTACTCTAGCATTTGATCCCTCTTTTACTGGAGAAAGTGAGGGTGAGCCTCGAAATGTTGCTTCTGCGGATATCAATACGGAAGACTTTAGTGCTGCTGTCGATTTTTTAGGGCTACAGCCAAATGTGGATCGCGAGCGTATTGGTGCGTTAGCTATCTGCGGATTAAGTGGTATGGCTTTAACTGCAGCGAGTAGCGATTCACGTATTAAAGCCGTAGCAACAGCATCAATGTACGATATGTCTCGCAGTATTAGCCGCGGATACCAAGATAGTTACACCATTGAAGAACGACATAAAGTGATTGATTATCTTAGCCAGCAGCGCTGGAAAGATGCAAAAAACGGACACTATGCTTTAGGTTACCATGAGGTGCCATTCGATGAAGATGGCAATATTATCGAGGGACAACGTGTTTTACCGGAGACTCTGCCAGAGAATGCACCGCCTGTATTAGCCGCATTTTTTGATTATTACCGTACTCCTCGAGGTTTTCATCCCCGTTCAATTAATTCAACAACCGCGTGGACAGCAACAACGCCTATATCTTTTTTTAATTTTCCTATGCATACCAATATTGAAATGATATCACCAAGACCAATTTTGCTGATTGCAGGGGAAAATGCACATTCTCGTTATTATTCTGAAGATGTGTACAAAGTAGCTTCAGATCCTAAAGAACTCTTGATTATTCCAAATGCTGATCATGTTGATTTATATGATAATCTAAGCAAGATCCCTTTCGATAAACTCACTGTTTTCTTTCAACAGAATTTATAA